The following are encoded in a window of bacterium SCSIO 12643 genomic DNA:
- a CDS encoding MoxR family ATPase produces MAGTQFKSDVEAVEAFRNKYTQLTQEVQKVIIGQEDVLKEVLIAIFSGGHVLLVGVPGLAKTLLVNSISNALGLNHNRIQFTPDLMPSDIIGSEILNESRQFQFVKGPIFANVILADEINRTPPKTQSALLEAMQEKSVTAAGQTFKLDQPFFVLATQNPIEQEGTYPLPEAQLDRFMFNIWVDYPSFEEELEVVKTTTNDETPTIDSVLSAEEITYFQHLVKRVPVADNVLRYAVTLTAKTRPQGEHATDVVNQYVSWGAGPRASQYLILGAKTHALINGKFAPDIEDVQAVALPILRHRIVPNYKAEAEGYNVTRIIKSLL; encoded by the coding sequence ATGGCAGGAACACAATTTAAATCCGATGTAGAAGCTGTAGAAGCTTTTAGAAATAAATATACCCAATTAACTCAGGAAGTTCAAAAAGTAATTATTGGACAAGAAGACGTTTTAAAAGAAGTTTTAATTGCTATTTTCAGTGGCGGACACGTACTTTTGGTAGGTGTGCCCGGATTGGCGAAAACGCTTTTAGTGAACAGTATTTCTAACGCGTTGGGATTGAATCATAACCGTATTCAGTTTACTCCTGACTTAATGCCATCGGATATTATTGGTTCGGAAATTCTAAATGAATCGAGACAATTTCAGTTTGTTAAAGGGCCGATTTTTGCAAATGTCATCCTGGCTGATGAGATTAACCGTACCCCTCCTAAAACACAATCTGCATTATTAGAAGCAATGCAGGAAAAATCCGTGACAGCGGCAGGTCAAACTTTTAAATTAGATCAGCCATTTTTTGTTTTAGCTACGCAAAATCCAATTGAGCAGGAAGGAACGTATCCGTTGCCTGAAGCGCAGTTGGATAGATTTATGTTTAATATCTGGGTGGATTATCCATCGTTTGAAGAAGAGCTGGAAGTTGTGAAAACAACGACAAATGATGAAACACCAACCATTGATTCGGTTTTAAGTGCTGAGGAAATCACGTATTTCCAACATTTGGTAAAAAGAGTACCTGTAGCGGATAATGTTTTAAGATATGCAGTGACGCTTACAGCGAAGACCAGACCTCAAGGAGAGCATGCAACTGATGTGGTAAACCAATATGTTTCCTGGGGAGCAGGACCGAGAGCATCACAATATTTAATTTTAGGTGCAAAAACACATGCTTTGATTAACGGTAAATTTGCTCCGGATATTGAAGATGTACAAGCTGTTGCATTACCAATTCTAAGACATAGAATCGTACCAAACTATAAAGCGGAGGCTGAAGGTTACAACGTGACCAGGATTATCAAATCGTTATTATAA
- a CDS encoding universal stress protein, whose product MKRILFPTDFSDAANNALNIAMKLSKTLQAELHVLHSLNSVQQYVDISLTTAGDITMPGMQPEVVLEAIQQETDRVNAKMDELEKEIKAVGINVETKVIQQALDFEINDIIQENNIDFVVMGTHGSSGIKEAFIGSTAQKIVRIATVPVLTVNTASDEFNIRRIVCCSDFTEEKINEQLPRVKRFADIFEAELDLVYVNTPTYFEETKTVLDRMEQVKFDYGLKNCDSHIYNAFDIDEGVINFSEQQNADVIAMITHGYRGVKKLFNDNITESVVNHSEIPVLTLHIH is encoded by the coding sequence ATGAAACGTATTTTGTTCCCTACCGATTTTTCTGATGCAGCAAATAATGCTCTAAATATTGCGATGAAGTTGTCTAAGACACTTCAGGCAGAACTTCATGTATTACATTCATTAAACAGCGTTCAACAATACGTTGATATTAGCTTAACCACTGCTGGAGATATTACCATGCCAGGTATGCAACCCGAAGTGGTTTTAGAAGCTATCCAACAAGAAACAGATAGAGTGAACGCCAAGATGGATGAGCTTGAAAAAGAAATTAAAGCTGTAGGAATTAATGTAGAAACCAAAGTCATTCAACAAGCTCTGGATTTTGAGATCAATGATATTATTCAGGAAAATAATATCGATTTTGTTGTTATGGGAACACATGGATCTTCAGGAATAAAAGAAGCGTTTATTGGTTCTACAGCACAAAAAATTGTTAGAATCGCAACGGTGCCAGTATTGACTGTGAATACGGCTTCCGATGAATTCAATATTCGTAGAATTGTGTGTTGTTCTGATTTTACGGAAGAGAAAATTAATGAGCAATTGCCTAGAGTAAAAAGATTTGCAGACATATTCGAAGCGGAATTGGATTTGGTATATGTAAATACACCAACGTATTTTGAGGAAACTAAAACTGTTTTAGATCGTATGGAGCAGGTGAAGTTTGATTACGGTTTGAAAAATTGTGATTCTCATATATATAATGCATTTGATATTGATGAAGGAGTCATTAATTTCTCTGAACAACAAAATGCGGATGTAATTGCAATGATCACGCATGGATATCGAGGGGTTAAGAAGCTCTTTAACGATAATATCACTGAGTCCGTGGTGAATCATAGTGAGATACCTGTTTTAACGTTGCATATCCATTAG
- a CDS encoding OmpA family protein, with protein MRFIVSLLIMVPLLGTSFSVLAQDDCPLSENKKAVKAYEKAIDKKKYSYKERMMFFREALTLDEDFTMAIWEKTFAQIKHARSKQKPYQKTEEDLKRVVEACPEIHSAAYYFLGEINMNKDDYEAAAKYYDAFIRFSSDDDSKYERRYDEQMEMAKENLKLAQFLAYQYANPHPFNAEKIVPLSQDESDEYLPAISPDNEVMLFTRRVEVKQNMKESYIKSDRIVKVERFSVSNYTNGEFVKGQAFGPPFNMNTEANYGGSAISANNREIYYTVCEPYQGKMNCDIYYSKYEFSPKTEGGNSEWHWTKPKNLGPNINTNEGWESQPTISKDGKWMMYAVYREGTRGIDIFQSKRQADGTWGKGQSMGEPINTAGNEKSPFFHSDDKTLYFASKNGHMGMGGYDVFVSRFEDGKWTVPLNLGYPLNTPEDEHGYVVSLDGKTAYFGSASPFNGGKGKSLDIYSVALPKKIRPEKVMLVKGTVKTIKGEAPKNAKIELRNTKTQEVESVEVDTISGSFTAIVNVEDSADYVVTAKGEDLAFNNKLIKAPKEGEPIKTKVDVKVEKSRMGQHITIENIHFATNSADLSADSRASLDALIAYMKEHPTFKVSIEGHTDNVGDARANLALSTDRAYSVMAYLQENGVSHKNLKFKGWGSAKPITSNSTAQGRAKNRRIEIVVLSM; from the coding sequence ATGAGATTTATAGTTTCATTATTGATCATGGTTCCTCTTTTAGGAACTTCCTTTTCAGTTTTAGCGCAAGACGATTGCCCATTATCGGAGAATAAGAAAGCGGTGAAAGCTTATGAAAAAGCTATCGACAAGAAAAAGTATAGTTATAAAGAAAGAATGATGTTCTTTAGAGAGGCTTTAACTCTGGATGAGGATTTTACAATGGCGATTTGGGAAAAGACTTTTGCACAGATTAAGCATGCCAGAAGTAAACAAAAACCATATCAAAAGACTGAAGAAGATCTTAAAAGAGTCGTAGAAGCTTGTCCGGAAATTCATTCTGCAGCATATTATTTTCTGGGAGAAATCAATATGAATAAAGATGATTATGAGGCTGCTGCAAAATACTATGATGCTTTTATAAGATTCTCGAGTGATGATGACTCTAAATATGAAAGAAGGTATGATGAGCAAATGGAAATGGCTAAAGAAAACTTAAAATTAGCCCAATTCTTGGCTTATCAATACGCCAATCCACATCCATTTAATGCGGAGAAGATTGTTCCATTGTCACAAGATGAAAGTGATGAGTATTTACCTGCGATTTCACCTGATAATGAAGTGATGCTGTTTACCAGAAGAGTAGAGGTAAAACAAAACATGAAAGAGAGCTACATTAAAAGCGATCGAATTGTTAAAGTGGAGAGGTTTTCGGTTTCAAATTATACCAACGGGGAATTTGTAAAAGGACAGGCATTTGGACCTCCTTTTAATATGAATACGGAAGCTAATTATGGAGGTTCTGCAATTTCTGCGAATAATCGAGAGATTTATTATACTGTTTGTGAGCCATATCAAGGAAAAATGAACTGCGATATCTATTATTCCAAGTATGAATTTTCACCTAAAACCGAAGGTGGTAATTCAGAATGGCATTGGACAAAACCTAAAAATTTAGGTCCAAATATTAATACGAATGAAGGATGGGAATCACAACCTACGATTTCAAAAGACGGAAAATGGATGATGTATGCCGTATATCGTGAGGGAACTCGTGGTATTGACATTTTCCAATCTAAGAGGCAAGCAGATGGAACCTGGGGAAAAGGTCAAAGTATGGGAGAGCCTATTAATACCGCGGGAAATGAGAAAAGTCCATTCTTTCATTCAGATGATAAAACCTTGTATTTCGCATCGAAAAACGGACATATGGGAATGGGAGGATATGATGTATTTGTGAGTCGATTCGAAGATGGAAAATGGACTGTTCCATTGAATTTAGGCTATCCTTTGAATACTCCGGAAGACGAGCATGGTTACGTGGTGAGTTTAGATGGCAAGACGGCATATTTTGGTTCTGCATCTCCATTTAACGGTGGCAAGGGAAAAAGTCTGGATATCTATAGCGTGGCATTACCTAAAAAGATTCGACCCGAAAAAGTGATGTTGGTGAAAGGAACAGTGAAAACGATTAAAGGAGAAGCCCCAAAAAATGCGAAGATAGAATTGAGAAACACAAAAACGCAAGAGGTAGAATCTGTTGAAGTAGATACGATTAGTGGTTCATTTACAGCTATTGTCAATGTCGAAGACTCTGCAGATTATGTGGTTACCGCTAAAGGAGAAGATTTAGCTTTTAACAATAAACTGATTAAAGCACCAAAAGAAGGAGAACCTATAAAAACTAAGGTGGATGTCAAAGTGGAGAAAAGTAGAATGGGACAACATATTACCATTGAAAATATCCATTTTGCTACAAACTCTGCAGATTTAAGTGCAGATTCCAGAGCGAGTTTAGATGCTTTAATTGCCTATATGAAAGAACATCCAACGTTTAAAGTATCCATTGAAGGACATACTGATAATGTGGGGGATGCACGTGCCAATCTGGCTTTATCAACGGATAGAGCCTACTCAGTAATGGCCTATTTACAAGAAAACGGTGTTTCTCATAAAAACTTAAAATTTAAGGGGTGGGGATCTGCAAAGCCAATTACTTCCAATAGCACTGCTCAAGGTAGAGCAAAAAACAGAAGGATTGAGATCGTAGTTTTATCTATGTAG
- a CDS encoding peptide chain release factor 3, protein MSLQEQIDKRKTFGIISHPDAGKTTLTEKLLLFGGAIQVAGAVKNNKIKKTATSDFMEIEKQRGISVATSVMTFFYKDKLINILDTPGHKDFAEDTYRTLTAVDSVILVIDAANGVEPQTRRLMEVCRMRDTPVIVFVNKMDREGKDAFDLLDELEEELGIKVRPLTWPIGIGQDFRGVYNIYENEINLFNPNKTSIEDDIVSISDVNDPKLDENLGDQAAELRDDLELVEGVYDAFDINEYLSAKTAPVFFGSALNNFGIREMLNTFVEIAPNPLPRVSDAGPIDPEASKFSGFIFKIHANLDPRHRDRIAFLRVCSGKFERNKFFEHVRLNKKLKFSNPYSFMAQSKEVVDEAFPGDVIGLYDTGNFKIGDTLTQGDKFMFKGMPSFSPELFREVVNTDPMKTKQLEKGLKQLSDEGVAQLFTQQPGNKKILGTVGELQFEVIQYRLKHEYGASCSFRGLPHHKATWLTTTNQKQLDDFVRIKSRNVVQDKDDNWVFMADSPFLLNMAKSDYPDIEFHTTSEFKVG, encoded by the coding sequence ATGAGTCTTCAAGAGCAAATAGATAAAAGAAAAACATTTGGTATTATCTCGCATCCTGATGCGGGAAAAACAACACTGACTGAAAAGTTATTGCTATTTGGAGGTGCCATTCAAGTTGCCGGAGCGGTTAAGAACAATAAGATTAAAAAGACTGCGACTTCAGACTTTATGGAGATCGAAAAGCAAAGAGGGATTTCGGTAGCGACTTCCGTGATGACGTTCTTCTATAAGGATAAGCTTATTAATATTCTGGATACTCCTGGTCACAAAGATTTTGCCGAAGATACTTATCGTACATTGACTGCTGTTGATAGCGTTATTTTGGTAATTGATGCGGCCAATGGTGTTGAGCCACAAACCAGAAGACTCATGGAGGTGTGTAGAATGCGAGATACTCCGGTTATTGTATTTGTCAATAAGATGGATCGTGAAGGAAAGGACGCTTTTGATTTATTGGATGAGTTGGAAGAAGAATTAGGAATTAAAGTGCGTCCGTTAACCTGGCCAATTGGAATCGGGCAAGACTTTAGAGGTGTTTATAACATCTATGAAAACGAAATCAACTTATTCAATCCGAACAAAACCAGTATTGAAGATGACATCGTTTCTATATCTGACGTAAATGATCCCAAATTAGACGAAAACCTGGGGGATCAGGCTGCAGAATTAAGAGATGATCTGGAATTGGTTGAAGGTGTTTATGATGCTTTTGATATTAACGAATATCTATCGGCTAAAACTGCACCGGTATTCTTTGGGTCTGCACTAAATAACTTCGGAATTCGTGAAATGCTCAACACATTCGTGGAAATTGCACCAAATCCGCTACCTCGCGTTTCTGATGCAGGACCAATCGATCCGGAAGCTTCTAAATTCAGTGGTTTTATTTTTAAAATTCACGCTAACTTAGATCCTAGACATAGAGATAGAATTGCTTTCTTACGTGTATGTTCCGGAAAATTTGAGCGTAATAAATTCTTTGAGCATGTAAGACTCAATAAAAAATTAAAATTCTCCAATCCATATTCGTTTATGGCTCAAAGTAAAGAAGTTGTAGATGAAGCTTTCCCTGGTGATGTAATTGGATTATATGATACGGGGAATTTCAAAATCGGAGACACGTTAACACAAGGTGATAAATTCATGTTTAAAGGTATGCCGAGTTTCTCTCCTGAGTTGTTTAGAGAGGTAGTTAATACTGACCCTATGAAAACTAAACAATTAGAAAAAGGATTGAAACAGCTATCTGATGAAGGTGTCGCGCAGTTGTTTACACAGCAACCTGGTAATAAGAAAATTCTAGGTACTGTTGGTGAGCTACAATTCGAAGTTATCCAATACCGTTTAAAGCATGAATATGGCGCTTCCTGTTCGTTTAGAGGATTACCTCATCATAAAGCAACATGGTTAACCACAACCAATCAAAAACAATTGGACGATTTTGTTAGAATTAAATCCAGAAACGTAGTTCAGGATAAAGATGATAACTGGGTATTTATGGCTGATTCGCCATTCCTATTAAATATGGCAAAATCAGATTACCCGGATATTGAATTCCATACTACCAGTGAATTCAAAGTGGGGTAA
- a CDS encoding transporter: protein MKREFNLGIFVGVIVIIGLTSNGWSQEVFKDFTLNYSISEFKWNSDRYVPSKKRYRVATESMVTNRPGVSESSKAVYKGGFQIETGFQFADVNRNHNSQVPNLGLLYGVSNRVEVRLFTTLNVNQLNLNNLDTYIGVKVNVVEQGDYIPELALVFNQEVPRVFLNSGNNINPIWKSNFLAAWSYAFPKKFSIAGNLKYAFRTESKNEGIDVQNQFGYTLNCGYEIQKNIGVFAEIYGDKIIVKNIGWVHNMDGGVWYRFSPLFQVDAQFGYGLNEEYNFFMLGFSKLIL, encoded by the coding sequence ATGAAAAGAGAATTTAACCTCGGGATATTTGTTGGAGTCATTGTGATCATTGGATTAACCTCTAATGGATGGTCTCAGGAAGTGTTTAAGGATTTTACTTTAAATTATTCTATTTCAGAATTTAAATGGAATTCCGATAGGTATGTGCCTTCAAAAAAGAGATATAGAGTTGCAACGGAATCTATGGTAACCAATAGACCCGGAGTTTCTGAATCCTCTAAGGCGGTGTATAAAGGAGGTTTCCAAATTGAGACCGGGTTTCAATTTGCAGATGTAAATAGGAATCATAATTCTCAAGTTCCAAATTTAGGATTATTGTATGGTGTTTCAAATCGGGTAGAAGTGAGATTGTTTACAACACTAAACGTGAATCAGCTGAATCTTAATAATCTGGATACGTACATTGGTGTTAAGGTAAATGTGGTTGAACAAGGAGACTATATCCCCGAATTGGCATTGGTATTTAATCAGGAAGTTCCGAGAGTGTTTTTAAATAGCGGAAATAATATCAATCCAATTTGGAAGTCTAATTTTTTAGCGGCCTGGAGTTATGCATTTCCAAAGAAGTTTAGCATTGCAGGAAATTTGAAATATGCATTTAGAACTGAATCTAAAAATGAGGGTATTGATGTTCAAAATCAATTTGGATATACTTTAAATTGTGGGTATGAAATCCAGAAAAATATTGGTGTTTTTGCGGAAATCTATGGAGATAAGATTATCGTAAAAAACATTGGTTGGGTGCATAATATGGATGGAGGTGTATGGTATCGATTTAGTCCATTGTTTCAGGTTGATGCACAATTCGGATATGGATTAAATGAGGAATACAATTTCTTTATGCTTGGATTTAGTAAGCTAATTCTATAA
- a CDS encoding zinc-dependent peptidase: MGYLILAVLTLVLIFVLYRLWFKQKWKTPSKPFPKAWQKILLREVGFYAGLSTEGKRHFEFKIQEFLLNIRITGIDTAVDIDDELLIAASAVIPIFEFPKWKYTNLFEVLLYSSSFNEKFQTKGAERNILGMVGTGYMNGKMILSKQALHHGFQNETDKKNTAIHEFVHLIDKSDGVIDGIPESLLNKQYVIPWIDLMNQEMNAIYDKSSDINPYGGTNKSEFFAVASEYFFERPKLMAQKHPELYQVLEGMFNSNMDERELNRTQNSIRRNDPCPCGSGGKFKNCCGRFHY; encoded by the coding sequence ATGGGATATTTAATTCTTGCAGTTTTAACTCTGGTATTAATTTTCGTTTTATACCGTTTATGGTTCAAACAGAAATGGAAAACTCCGTCCAAGCCTTTTCCTAAAGCATGGCAAAAAATCCTGTTAAGAGAGGTCGGTTTTTATGCAGGGTTATCTACTGAAGGAAAACGACATTTTGAATTTAAGATCCAGGAATTTCTTTTGAACATAAGAATCACTGGAATTGATACAGCTGTAGACATAGATGATGAATTATTAATCGCTGCCAGTGCGGTAATTCCCATTTTTGAATTCCCCAAATGGAAATACACGAATCTGTTTGAAGTGTTATTATATTCTTCATCATTTAACGAAAAGTTTCAAACCAAAGGTGCGGAACGAAATATTCTGGGGATGGTAGGAACAGGATATATGAATGGGAAAATGATTTTGTCCAAACAAGCACTGCATCATGGGTTTCAAAATGAAACGGATAAAAAGAATACGGCTATTCATGAATTTGTTCATTTGATTGATAAATCCGATGGGGTAATTGACGGAATTCCTGAAAGTTTATTGAACAAGCAATATGTGATTCCCTGGATAGATTTGATGAATCAGGAAATGAATGCTATTTATGATAAAAGCTCAGACATTAATCCGTACGGAGGAACGAATAAATCTGAGTTTTTTGCTGTGGCCAGTGAATACTTTTTTGAAAGACCTAAATTGATGGCTCAGAAACATCCGGAATTGTATCAAGTTTTAGAAGGAATGTTCAATAGTAACATGGACGAAAGAGAATTAAATAGAACTCAAAACAGTATTAGAAGAAATGACCCTTGTCCTTGCGGAAGTGGTGGAAAATTCAAAAACTGTTGTGGAAGATTTCATTATTAA
- a CDS encoding outer membrane beta-barrel protein — translation MNYLKTVLLTLICLIFIKLVSAQKFYVGISSGYAIGIANQRGDMVNSYVDYSKVVTEYRFENVPYSLGRGWNIGGQFGYRFHKNIAFETQINYHQSADVDQNDIEITSNFGIGKSELHERKTISAKMYRITPSIVLHMGNEKINPYMKLGAVIGFGRIITDGASVFNSVGNTNSSSYKKIDEGGVSFGAKGAFGLDYILSSKWSVFSELSFITMSYAPEYGNLETSDGTKRNYNYDDSFSESEKFIILFDMPETLKRSYNFNSCGLDLGVRFSF, via the coding sequence ATGAATTATTTAAAAACCGTTTTGTTAACCTTAATTTGTCTGATTTTCATAAAATTAGTTTCAGCCCAAAAGTTTTATGTTGGTATATCTTCCGGCTATGCTATTGGTATTGCCAATCAAAGAGGTGATATGGTGAATTCCTATGTGGATTATTCTAAAGTCGTCACAGAATATAGGTTTGAGAATGTACCGTATTCTCTGGGGAGGGGATGGAATATTGGTGGTCAATTTGGATATAGGTTCCATAAAAATATTGCTTTTGAAACGCAAATAAACTATCATCAAAGTGCTGATGTTGATCAGAATGACATTGAAATAACATCTAATTTTGGAATAGGAAAATCTGAACTCCATGAGCGTAAAACTATAAGTGCCAAGATGTATCGAATTACCCCTTCTATAGTTCTTCATATGGGAAATGAAAAGATCAATCCTTATATGAAGCTCGGTGCTGTAATTGGTTTTGGTCGTATCATTACAGATGGAGCATCGGTATTCAATTCAGTTGGAAATACGAATAGTAGTTCCTATAAAAAAATAGATGAAGGAGGAGTCTCATTTGGAGCTAAAGGAGCTTTTGGATTGGATTATATACTATCATCCAAATGGTCGGTTTTTTCTGAATTAAGTTTTATCACCATGTCATATGCTCCTGAATATGGGAATCTTGAAACATCCGATGGGACGAAAAGAAATTATAACTACGATGATTCATTTTCAGAGAGTGAAAAATTCATAATTCTTTTTGATATGCCCGAGACGCTAAAAAGGTCTTACAATTTTAACAGTTGCGGTTTAGATTTAGGTGTGAGGTTTAGTTTTTAG
- the rocF gene encoding arginase codes for MSIRYVIVESEVGAGTRGASLGFKAMEVVGWNNKSETLSKYNHKTVEVYNQDLYRDVDTPNAIRIETVVKVLENVTEAVHTAMETEFPIVLSGDHSIAAGTIAGMKKAYPNKRLGVVWIDAHADIHSPYTTPSGNVHGMPLGSALGLDNLELKINELSDKEVAAWNRMKGLSGVVPNVLPEDTVYFGVRDTEEQEDEIIAKHQIRNYRVEEVRHRGMDVCISEAIERLDHCDMIYISFDVDSMDCDLISHGTGTPVSKGFDEKEIKEIITAFIETEKVGCLEFVEINPTLDEKKNKMAETAFEILEDVLPQIEKVNQ; via the coding sequence ATGAGTATTAGATACGTTATTGTTGAGTCGGAAGTAGGTGCCGGAACGAGAGGTGCTTCATTAGGATTTAAAGCCATGGAAGTGGTGGGGTGGAACAATAAAAGTGAAACCTTATCTAAATACAATCACAAGACCGTTGAGGTATACAACCAAGATTTGTACCGAGACGTTGATACTCCTAATGCTATTCGTATTGAAACTGTAGTTAAAGTGCTGGAAAATGTAACTGAAGCAGTGCATACCGCTATGGAAACTGAGTTTCCGATTGTGTTGTCCGGAGATCATTCTATTGCTGCCGGGACGATTGCGGGTATGAAAAAAGCATATCCAAATAAACGCTTAGGTGTGGTTTGGATTGATGCTCATGCCGATATTCATTCGCCATATACCACACCATCAGGAAATGTGCATGGAATGCCATTAGGTTCTGCGTTAGGTTTGGATAATCTGGAATTAAAAATCAATGAGCTTAGCGATAAAGAAGTAGCTGCCTGGAATAGGATGAAAGGTCTTTCAGGAGTAGTTCCTAACGTATTACCAGAAGATACAGTGTATTTTGGAGTAAGAGATACAGAAGAACAAGAAGACGAAATCATTGCAAAACATCAAATCAGGAATTACCGGGTGGAAGAGGTCCGGCATAGAGGCATGGATGTTTGTATATCCGAAGCCATAGAAAGATTAGACCACTGTGATATGATTTACATTTCATTTGATGTAGATAGTATGGATTGTGATTTAATTTCTCATGGTACAGGAACACCGGTTTCAAAAGGGTTTGATGAAAAGGAAATCAAAGAAATCATTACAGCTTTTATTGAAACTGAAAAGGTAGGATGTCTGGAGTTTGTAGAGATCAATCCAACTTTAGACGAAAAGAAAAATAAAATGGCGGAAACAGCTTTTGAAATTCTGGAAGATGTATTGCCGCAAATTGAGAAGGTAAACCAGTAA
- a CDS encoding arginine--tRNA ligase — protein MNIEQNIIENVNKVLIKLFGDQDFPSIQLQKTRKEFEGDYTVNVFPLLKISRKNPMETAQMIGEEMTQMVDFIESFEIVKGFLNLKISNSYWNDLFQQIAQTENWGFAPDSGRTVMVEYSSPNTNKPLHLGHLRNNFLGYSVAEILKANGHHVVKTQIINDRGIHICKSMIAWQRFGDGETPESSGLKGDHLVGKYYVKFDQEYKKEIADLVAKGAEEEEAKKNAPILKAAQEMLQQWEAKEPEVYALWEKMNGWVYAGFETTYKSMGVDFDKLYYESDTYLYGKDFVTEGLEKGIFYKKEDGSVWIDLTAEGLDHKLVLRADGTAVYMTQDIGTAIQRYKDYPNLNQLIYTVGNEQDYHFKVLFIILQKLGFDWAKECYHLSYGMVELPHGKMKSREGTVVDADDLMQGMVDDAKKASEIHGHISDQTEEEQNALADKVGKGALKYFILKVDPKKKMLFDPSASIDLNGNTAPFIQYAHARIQSIIRRAGGVEPVKISEDHLTEKELDLIKTMNDYPSIIAEAGKNYSPANIANYIYDLVKMYNSFYQSTPIFNEDNEPLTQFRVLLSDQVGKTIKSGMKLLGIQVPDRM, from the coding sequence ATGAATATTGAACAAAATATAATAGAAAACGTAAATAAAGTATTAATCAAACTGTTTGGAGATCAGGATTTCCCTTCGATTCAATTACAAAAAACACGTAAAGAATTTGAAGGAGATTATACTGTAAATGTCTTTCCTCTTTTAAAGATTAGTCGTAAAAATCCAATGGAAACGGCTCAAATGATTGGAGAGGAAATGACCCAGATGGTTGATTTTATTGAATCTTTTGAGATTGTAAAAGGATTCCTGAATTTAAAAATCAGCAATTCATACTGGAACGATCTTTTCCAACAAATTGCACAAACTGAAAACTGGGGATTTGCGCCAGATTCAGGAAGAACAGTAATGGTTGAGTATTCTTCACCGAATACGAATAAGCCGTTGCACTTAGGTCATTTAAGAAATAATTTCTTAGGGTATTCGGTAGCAGAAATTCTTAAAGCAAACGGACACCATGTAGTAAAAACACAGATCATCAACGATCGTGGAATTCACATTTGTAAATCCATGATCGCATGGCAACGTTTTGGAGATGGTGAAACACCGGAATCATCAGGACTTAAAGGAGATCATCTGGTAGGTAAATACTATGTGAAATTTGATCAGGAATACAAAAAGGAAATTGCTGATTTAGTAGCAAAAGGGGCAGAAGAGGAAGAAGCAAAGAAAAATGCACCAATTCTTAAGGCAGCACAAGAAATGCTGCAGCAATGGGAAGCAAAAGAGCCTGAAGTATATGCACTTTGGGAAAAAATGAACGGATGGGTTTATGCTGGGTTTGAAACAACCTATAAATCAATGGGAGTTGATTTTGATAAACTTTATTATGAGTCAGATACTTACCTGTATGGGAAAGACTTCGTAACAGAAGGATTGGAAAAAGGAATTTTCTATAAAAAAGAGGATGGTTCAGTTTGGATTGACTTAACAGCTGAAGGTCTAGATCATAAACTGGTTTTACGTGCAGATGGAACTGCGGTGTACATGACACAGGATATTGGTACAGCGATTCAGAGATACAAAGATTATCCAAATCTAAATCAACTGATATATACAGTAGGAAACGAACAGGATTATCACTTCAAAGTACTGTTTATCATTCTTCAAAAACTCGGATTTGATTGGGCCAAAGAATGCTATCATTTGTCTTATGGCATGGTGGAGCTTCCTCATGGTAAAATGAAGTCTAGAGAAGGAACAGTGGTCGATGCAGATGATTTGATGCAGGGCATGGTAGATGATGCTAAAAAGGCATCTGAAATTCATGGACATATTTCTGATCAGACCGAAGAAGAACAAAATGCACTAGCCGATAAGGTGGGTAAAGGTGCTTTAAAGTATTTCATTCTTAAAGTAGATCCGAAAAAGAAAATGTTGTTTGATCCGTCAGCATCTATTGATCTGAATGGGAACACTGCACCGTTTATTCAATATGCACATGCCAGAATTCAATCAATCATTCGCAGAGCTGGAGGTGTAGAACCAGTAAAAATATCAGAAGATCATCTGACCGAAAAAGAATTGGATTTGATCAAAACGATGAATGATTACCCATCAATCATTGCGGAAGCAGGGAAAAACTATAGCCCGGCTAACATCGCGAATTACATTTATGATTTGGTGAAAATGTATAATTCATTTTATCAATCTACCCCAATCTTCAACGAAGACAATGAACCTTTAACGCAATTCAGAGTTTTATTGTCCGATCAGGTCGGTAAGACGATTAAATCAGGTATGAAGCTTTTAGGTATTCAGGTACCTGACAGAATGTAG